In the Apodemus sylvaticus chromosome 3, mApoSyl1.1, whole genome shotgun sequence genome, TCTGGGAAAGCTTGCAAACCTATACAAGGTTGGAAGCAGAatttatgtgggtgctaagattcaagagaaaagggagaaaaaaaaaaaaaaacaacctctcGGGAGAGGCAAGGGCTTTTAAAGAAACCACAAGAATGCCAACAATATTCAaacccccttttttaaaaaagagatttttttttttttggcttaaaatATGTCACTCTAAATGTCAATGGAAGAATGTCACTAATGCACTGTGGACACCTTTGTAATGTAAATCcatgcccccccccttttttaaacaTGGTGAACTTCAACCTAGCAATTATTACAACAAATGTTATAGTCTAAAGCTCAAACACATTTTAGCAATTTTGAAATTGAATTGAGTACAAACCAAATAAAATTTACAACATAACAAACATGTCCGCTTAGGACTGTGGGGACACTTGAGCCTTCCGCATGGACCGCAGGGCCTTCTCCCGTAGGTGCCTCTCTAAGTCGTCAAGGTTGTCATCCTCAGCTTCACtctcagtctcctgagaaacaAACCCAAACCAGGTACACAGTAAGTCTTGAGACACTGCGGGAGACCCCGAGCACAGACCAGAACCAAACAGCAACAACTACACAGTTctgcacacacaaaaccacccaatGCTCTGAGACAGGGCCGCTCTGTAGCCTCAGCTTGTTTAGAATTTGTTATGGTGCCATCATCAACCCTGAGCTTCTGAGCTTTTCGTGGCAACCTCCTAAGAGCTGGGCTTACCACCATACCCAAGTATCCAGAGCTGAGCCCTCAGCCAACCGAGCTGTATTCCTGTGTTGCTGGTACGCGcacgtgcgcacgcgcgcgcgcacacacacacacacacacacacacacacacacacacacacacacacacacacacgctcgctCGCATGCGGGGCTGAGCTTGGACCCCCAGGTGGCACACCTGCAGCGCCAGTGCTGAGGAGCTGGGATAGCTGTGCTCCAGTGGCCTATCTGAAGCAATGAGCTCTAGGCAAGACAGCGGAGGGAGCGTGCCCCCAGCCCTGATGACCTGTGTCCTATCCTAAGGAAATCActctgtatttgttttgttttgttttttttttgtttttgttttttggatttggttttttcaagacagggtttccctgtatagctctggctgtcctggaactcactctgtagaccaggctgtcctcgaactcagaaatctgcctgcctctgcctaccagagtgctgggattacaggcgtgagccaccacggcctggctagGAATTCACTCTGCAAATTGCCCTGACTTTGTAAAGTGCATTAAAaatatgagacagacagacacagacacagacacacacacgtgtgtgcctCTATATGCACATTGTGGGTGAGCACACATACAGACCCTGCCGTGGTCAGTTACTTGGAGGTGCCCCCGCTTTTTTTAATTGCACTTATTGTGCGTatctaggggtgtggctcaggggtGGCATACATGCCCAATCCACAGCAAAAGGTCCTGTGCTCTGTTCCTTGACAGTAGCTTTAAAAACCTGAAACAGTCCAGCATTAAGCTCTCTGGAAGCACTTGTACTCTTCTTGATTCTGGCAGGTTACCAGGAAACATCAAAATACTATAGGAAACAGGATGTCGCTGGGAGAAGCACAAACACGTCTCGGGcagtaggcagaggcagtgtGAATACCTTCCTGGGCTCTGGTGCTGCTGCAGGCTCTTCCTGTGCTGATGTGGTGGCAGCGGCAGAAACAGCTGCAGGGGCGGCAGGAGCTGGGGTGGCTACGGCCACAGCCTTCTCCTTCTTGTGTTTTTTGTGCTTCTTGTGTTTCTTATCCTTCTTGTGTTTcttgtccttcttcttcttctttttctttccacctcCTTCTTGATCAGAATTCTAAAATCACAGAAGCAGTGAAGCCATTGAGGTGATTAAAATCCTGTTTTTTGCCTCTTAAATAAATGCTTGTTTCACAGCAGTGCAAAGACAACTGCCACTAATGAGAGTGCTCTTAGAGAAGAGACGCACACTAATGCCAGGTGGGGTCTCAATGCTGACTGACTTGGACAGGATGTGAATGGGTGTCAACGGCTGGGGGCCTGAGCTGACACAAGTTGCCTTCCGGCCCCTGACCATGAGGTTCATTGAGGAGCAATCATAAACCTCTCACACTTAGCTCCCCGACACTTATGAATAGCCTGGACTGTCTCACTCCTGAGGGGAGTCAGTCTTTCCCATCCACCATGTGCATTCCAGGGATGGACTCAGGTTTTCGGGCCTGCAGGCAGGTGCCTGAattaactgagccatcttctagctcaagatattccattacaacAGGGCAGCATCTCCATAAGCCCCGTAAGCTACGCCCTCATCTAAGTAAGATACCCAAACCTATCTTTGCATTACTCAAACTGCCACCAGCACACTCCCGACACAAACCGACTGACAGCTAGGCCAAGTCATCTAATGCAAAGCCGACTGGTTCATGCCATTCACTGAATATCAGTAGCAGTTAACTGTTCAATAGCCTAGCAAGAGAATCAGAGAGATTCCCTAGAATCTAGATcattctagaaaagaaaatcaaattccaattcaaaatatattttctctcgAACTTTACTAACTATCCGAAGATTCTTTAACTGGAGGGGCAGTGGcagggcatgcctttaatcccagcacctcaggcagaggcagtctgatttacagagttccaagacagccagagctgcacagacaaacctgtcttggggaaaagaaaagagatttaaCTGAACCACCATATTCTAGATACTATCTTGCCAGGCACTGGttgaacacgcctttaatcccagcacttgggaggcacaggcaggcagatttctgagtttgaggccagcctgggctacagagtgagttccaggacagccagggctacacagagaaaccctgtctctaaaaaacaaaaacaaaaataaaaaaaacccatattTTAAATACTGTCTTTATACGAAATTTATATacattattgattgattgatttggttttcaagacagggtttctctgtatagccctggctgtcctggaactcactctgtagaccaggctggactcaaactcagaaatccacctgcctctgcctcccagagtgctgagattacaggcgtgcaccaccaccacccagctatataCATTATTTTAACTGACTCTAACTTGCAACTTCATTGTTTTTGAGattgtgtagcccagggtggccttgaactaagaCACTAACCTGCttccgcctctgcctccagaatgcttaggattaaaggtatataccacaACAGTGGGTTTgacaatttctattttttaaaaaatttcaccTACTAACTGGTCTTTAAGAGGTATAAAATCATAAGACCAAGGCTGAGGCTTGTCTTGAACGCCTGACCCTGCTTCTGCCCACTGAGACCTGGGATTAAGTCCCCTCCATCATCCCCAGCTCACTAATTTATAAAAGATGTCCAAAACCAAGCAGGTACGTACCCTGGCAGGGGACGGGCTTGGTGTTGGGCTTTTAGCCTTCTTGGCTGGTACTGCAGGTGACCAGTTTGTGGAGGGTGATTGAGACTGCACAGGAGAGGGAGGTGCTGGAGGCTTTTTAGCTGCTGGTTCAGGAGATCCAGAGACAGATCTGGAGGATGAAACCCTTCTTACGGACTGAGGGCTTGGTGAGGCGGCCCTAGACAAAGAGGGAAAATAGGCACCGCTGAGTGAGAACAGACACTGCATGGAAGACACACACTTCACACTGTCACCCAAGTCTTCTCCGATGTCACTCATGCCACTTTCCTGATGGTCTTCCTGCAGCACACTGGTGACACTGGCTCGTTACTTTCCCTAAGCCTGCTCAGGATCAGTATCACGAGCCTGCCAGGGGCTGGACTGGTGTTCATTTTCCAGCACCAGCATGGCTCACAGTTAAGTACAACTATTGTTCCACAGGAACTGACATGTGCTTTGGGGCTGTGACACGGCCCACATGAAGTGGgtgtacagatatacatacaggcaaaatgccCTTTACACAAGATaataaagagaggaaaggaagctcATTTTACTTGAGACTCAGAAACATCTCTCAAGTACCTGATGCTTAGATCTTACAAGTACCAAGTAAAGCCCTCTGGAATTTATGCTACAAGGAGCTTGGTGCAAAGCAGGAAGAGTTACTATTGCTACTATTACTACTATTGactgtttgaggcagggtttctctgtgtagccagggctgtccttgaactcaagagatctgctgttctctctacctccctagttCGAGGATTCaaagtgtgccaccaccagcctGCTTATTATTTTTGTAACTGCTCAATAAGAGACAGGATTCTACACATTATACAACTACGTAttcttaacaaacaaacaaaaaatacccatTAGGCGTTTttacttttttatctttttgggCTCCGGAGTCCTGGAGACTCTCCTAATAGGCCTAGTACTTGGAGATGGGGACTGCCTTCCTTGGGGTGACGCTGAAGCTCCTCTTCGTACAGGGGGAGGGCTTGAGGTCTGAGGAGCCCGAGGCCGTGGTGAGGGCGAATGGCGTTTGTTTGGTTGTGGTGACCGGGCCTCCCGGGTGGAGCGGCCTGGGGACGCCCCTTTCCTATGCTTTGAAGATAAGGAGGGTGAGCGTCTCTTGGTGACTGGGGGGCTTCTTTGTTTAGGAGGTGGAGAGTGGGAAACCCGGCGCTTTGGTGGAGGAGATGGTGACGCCCTTCGCTTGGGCGGGGGTGGAGGTGAGGCAGTTCTCCTCTtaggaggtggggaaggagaaTATCTCCTCTGGATGGGGGGGGAGTATCTTCTTGGAGACGGAGAGCGGCGGcgtgggggaggagaaggggtcCTAGAAAAAACACACACCAGtaagatgaaatggacagttcCAAAACCAGTCCAAACCACTGATTACTACTGTTGTTATCTGTGCACACCCACATATCATGCAAGTAAGTTCTGCTTGGACATCTTTGTGTCTCTGCCCACCTTTTATATGAttctgggatcaaacttaggtcactATAGTTTTATGGCAAGCActttcatccactgagccatcttgctaagCCAATCCAGAATCaggaaaattaattaaataagaaGTAACTAATCATAACTGTCCGGTAGCTAGCACTATGTCAGGAGATATATTTCAAAGTAACATACAGATCACCACGACTGACAAGAGGATACTGTGTTGTGTTTATGGAGAAAGTTTAAATTCTCAGAAACAATTTAAATTCAGCAAACCAAgagaatttatataattatataaaacaaagcatTGCTCCCACTGTGTTGTAGTAACTGTGAGCATCAGTTGTCGCCAGGCAACCAGTTAACAACTGAAAAAGTCAGCTTTACTGAGTTCTGcgacaggagctggagagagggctcgtTCCCCCATCCCCCTGGTGTTTTTTAGATAacagtttctctgtcctggaacttgctctgtagacaagactggcctcaaactcagaggtgtACATGCCTGGGATTAAACATGTGCTGCCATAGCCTGGCTGTGGTGCCaagcacccatgtggtagctcactgAAGTTTGCAATTCACATTTAAGGGGACCCAATTCTATTTTCTGACTTTTATGGTCACCAGGTTACACACAGTGCACACCCACATATATAGACAAAACActccacacacaaaacaaaggtTTTCTGTGATGTTGTTGTCTCCTTTGAATTAACTGGTATCCTAGGTTACTGAGGAAGCCTTCAACAAACTGCCTAGTCCTCTTCCATCTCAAAGGACCACGTATTAGTCTACTTTCACTGTAAGCAAAGATATTTCTAAAAGCTCTATGCAGCTTTTCTGTTATGTCCTACAGGAATTACATGTATTACAACATTTAGGGAAACTGTACAACTTGTGTTtggattttcaataaaaattcctGCTCAGAGCTGGGTTTACAACAAGCCAATATTCAAAGTGGTAAAATAGACCTAGATAATTATGAATTAATTATCCATAATTACAGTGGATccaatctgtaatcccagtgcttgggaagtaTTTGAGACAGCCTGAAATCTGAGGGCGGTCTGCTCTGCATCCTAAGATCTTATTAAACAAGGACAACGGAAACAGGGGCCACTCTGCAGTGAGTGCTATGGAAACAGGGACCACTCTGCAGTGAGTGCTTGCATGGGCTCACTCCACATCAGATGTGTCAGCTCCCCCGGAACTCGAGATACAATTTAGGTTGGTTCCAAACCAGTGTTGATcgttttgcctctgcctcctaagaactGGGATTATGGCTGTGTGCTGACAAACACAGCACATGACAGACATTTTCTGAAGAGTTCTAACCTCTCCCTTCATGGAATAACCTTTTGATTGGGACTGCTAGCACTTGTCAGTCTAGGGTCCTACATGATTGGCAGGAGCATCACCAAGGCTTCCCAATATGTACAGGTCAGTGCAATGGTTAATGTGCACAAAGTAATGGTTGAGAACACTCCTGTGGTTGTGCAGCCGCCGACAGCCCTCACGCCTCTCACCCTACATACCCATGGAGTTACTTCTcccatttgtgtttgtttgtttgttgggcaGGGTTTAGTTTCTCTGTAactcaggctgacctccaactcaaaACTTCCCTGTCCCAGCCTTTTTAAGAGTTTAGATTCTGAGCATAATACCCTTGGCtcctattttcttctctttctttcattttttgtttggctGGATTTTGgtggtggttttcttttttgtttttactatttttgtGTAGCCTGTCTGTTCtgaaacttcctctgtagaccagggtagacTTGgattcaaagatctgcctgcctccacctcccgagAGTTGGGATGAAATGTTAGCATCACCACTACGCGGTCCTATTTTCTGTTTCTACAGAGTTCTGTGTCCCATAAAGGAGTTCACATTTATGTGACCTTTTATGACCATAGAGATGCAATGTTTCATACAAAGCAACTTCCACAATAAAGACCCAGAGCTACCATGAATCGATTGGACATAGTACCTTCGTCGTGGTGGGGGTGTAGGAGATCTGCGCCGCCGAGGAGGAggcgggggaggaggaggaggggctggagaaggagATCGGCGCCTTCtggcaggaggtggggagggactTCTCCTCCTTCTACTACTAAATAAGAAATCAGAGTTAGTCTCAATCAGTAACATTTATAATTAAGTCATCCCATGAAGTATATTTACAGTGCTTAACTAACCCAGAGCAGAAACATTATTTATGTTACTTTTGGTATGAGTTAAAGACAGCTTTGTGATGTTAGCTTCAGACAAAAACACGCATTTGTTTATGACATAAACCACCCAACTGACAAAGAGAAAAAATTCCAAACCTGTCActagaacactttttttttattttgttttttttttttttttttttttttttccgagacagggtttctctgtgtagccctggctgtcctggaactcactctgtagaccaggctggcctcgaactcagagatccgcctgcctctgcctcccagagtgctgggattacaggcatgcaccaccactgcctggccactaGAACACTTTTTAGTTGGGATATATATAATCGGTTGGGAACTTATCTGAGACTTATGTGAACCGCGTCAGGGCTAAGCTCAGCCGAGCTGTGCTTGAAAAGGCTTTTCAGTCGACTTTGATTCTTTATGAGAAACATTTCGATGTTGACATACACCAAATGACTTGCGGCCCCAATCTGGAAGCCCTGGCAAACAGAGGGACTGCATACCCTAAGTGATGCTCTATCTCTGAGCTGTATCTCCAACCTTTACAGTCTTATCTCTAAGAAATatatccccagcactgaaaaggGACTGGGTGTGTCATATCCACCAATACCCTAAAGACAAGCcacaaagctctctctctctcttttttttggagacagggtctctctgtgtagccttggctgtcctggaactcactctgtagccctggctgtcctctaactcagaaatccgcctgcctctgcctcccagagtgctaggattacaggcgtgcaccaccaccaccaagccaCAAGGCTGTCTTAAGTACTAGAGCTTGCCTTGGGGGTAATGTGGTTAAACGTATATTCAAGACCCAAACTCTCCAATTGTGAGTTCTGTAATAAACCTGTAACACAAGCCACATACCAAATACCATACATTAGCAAACTAGTAACAACCTTACAAAAGACTTAAATGAAAGTTAAGCCAGTTTGTCACCCTTGACACACAATGAGAAAGAAGTCAACGTAAGAGTCCTTAGCTCCATGCCCAGTCGGGGCTGACTCGTGAACCTGGCTCAGTTTCTAAAGTTTACCAGGTCCCGACTATTCAGAATTTACTACCACATTTGATTTCCAACCAGATTTGATTTAGGTTTGCTGGTGATATGTGATTATTATTTCATATTACCACTTTACATACTCAAAATCATACTTAAttcatggtgcacacctttaatcccagcccagaggtaggtggatctctgagttcaaggccagcctgacctacacagcaatttccaggacagccagggctatacatgaagaccctgtctcaaaaccacaaaATTCAACAAATGGGAAGAGTGAGAGAGCCAGGGTTGATGAGGtgagctcagcaggtaaaggcagcACGGCTGAGCCTGAAGAACTGAATGAGTTcgcttcccaggacccacatggtaaacACAGGGAACCAGTCCCTACAagcgtcctctgacctccattgtAGTCACACATATCCAggacaaacaaaaatacaaggaAGATCTTAAACACGTCACTCCCTACACAGTCAAGGACCTAGAACTACTAGATCAGAAAAGGCTCTGAAGTCAACTCCTCACAGCCCTTTCTAGCAGTCATCTGACAAagtacaaacaaaaacacacaccagAGCATCCTAAGACTTTCTCCAGTGACATGTAAAATGGGGACAGTCACCTGAACAGAAAAATAAGTAATCCTGCTCCGTAACCCTCATTTGCAAGAACAACGTCTAACCAACCTTTTGGTCCCTGGTGACTGCCATCGCTTTCCCATCTGCATCCTGGGAGCAGTGGAGAGAAACACATGTCAAGAGCTCCACTCCTGCAAGTTAACCCTTCGTGGGAAGCATTTCTTAAAGCTTCAAAATGTCTGCAATTAACGCTATGATTTAATTGCTATATTCATGCCTAAATAAGGCAGTCACTCAAAACTTGTCTAGTTTTAATATTAACtatcaacagaaaacaaaaaacaaaacaaacacctaaCCAAAAGCCCAAACCCAACAACCAGTTTTGACATGAAGAATCTGCCCAGTTCTAAAATAATTTGGAGGCCTAAGCTATAAATTAGTTTCAACCCAACCACTGATCAGTCAAAACCATTAATGAAGACTGTTACCGAGGGGAAGTCTCTTTTTGGCGCTTGCGAGGTGATGGAGAGGCACTCCGAGAAGGGGAATGTCTCCGCCGCCTGCCTACCTCACCATTCTTCACATGGGATCTCTTGGGCCGCTCATCTTCTGAGGTGGAAGAGGAGCCAGAGTCTGTAATCACAGagcaaagaacaacaacaaaatatcacacacacacacacacacacactctctctctctctcacacacactcacacacacacacacacacacacacacacactctctctctcacacacacacacactcccccccaCCTACACTCCCCCCCATCGAACCTCTTGGTCCCCTACACTGCATGctcaaggtcctgggttctacaccCAGCACTGGGAAAAATGTTACTTAGAGGTTAAAACCCAATGACTCAGCATTTACCATGAAGCCATGATTCAATTCATTCAGCATGAAGtcatgggttcaattctcagtaccacCAGGACAatctaaatttctttatttattatcatatgtaagtacactgtcattgtcttcagacccatcagaggagggcatctgatcccattacagatggttgtaagccaccatgtggttgctgggaattgaactcaggacctctggaagagcagtcagtgcccttaacctctgagccatctctccagctcccaccagGATAATCTAATCAGTACAATTTTAGTGACAGTCAACAATCCACACCTAGCAGAAAAGTAGCAAACATAAGACTAGTATATCTCAGAAGTGCTGATGCCTGTATGGATCTCTTAGGAGGAAAACGCAGGGATGTAAAATCAGGCCTGCTGGTGCACACGCACATCTGATGACAGGGAGGTAGGGAAGCACAATGTGAAATTCACCATCAgcaacaaaactaaataaaactctagtgatttttttcccccaattaaCAAAGTAAAGCTTCAAAAGATTCTATGGGCTGATGTGTAATTCATGAGAAGGCAGGCCCTGTGCTGCACACCAGCagcaaaagaacaacaaaaaaggatcACCAAGCtacttgaaataaaaaataaaacttactaCTATAATTCCAACTATAACCTGAGCACGAGGGGTGTGACTGGTAGTAGAGAGATTGCCTTAGCATGCACGAGACCCTGGGACTCCATCTCCAGTATGGCATAAACTGGGTGCAGTGGGGCAAAGCTGCATTCTCAGCACTTATATGCAGTCAAAACTACAAGTATAAAGTCATttttggctacacagcaagttcaaggcaagcctgagctacatggaacCTTTTCTTAAAACCCCAAATCaaaccaaatccacacaaagccCAAATAAGTAACACAAGTAATGTAAGAATAGAGCCTCTGGCTTAAACAGTAGgcttctgtgttctttctttttaatctaaCAATTAGAactatagtgaattccaggctagccataactacatagtgagaccaaaTAGCTACTAGTAACAAATGAAATAGATTCATAAAAGCTAGTATGATCTTCTAAACCATAGACTTCCTCTTATGTAGATTAAAATTGCCGAAAGACTTAGGACTAGACTCAAATATTAGGGAATAAACTGGCCTTCCAATTTCATTTTCTGTCTTACTATTGTACTCTAGGTCAattaccttttgttttgtttgtttgagacacggttttcctgtgtagccctggctgggctCAAACTCCCAAGTAATAGAACCACCACCGCTTGGGTTaccttatatttaataatattggAAATAAAGCTCAGAGCTTTGTTCACAGTAAACTGTACTATATTACAGCTACACTCCTAGCCAGATTTATTACCTTCCTAACAATAtagcaatttaaaagtaaaatttaagggtttaaaacaagaaagagatACCCAGTGCCCAACTGAGACCTATGGCCCAAATACAACCCATGAAGGCAAATGGTTCAATTccctgtacccacatggtggcttataatgTCTATTCCAGATCCTCACTCgatctgatgccctgttttctgatCTTGGGGAGCAGACATAAACATggtacagacatgcatgcaagtaAAACATGAACatgcataaaattttaaaagggatgtgtgtttgtctgtggtgGGGGaaccagggtctcatgtagtccaggcttgtCTCAAATTTACCATGTAGCCAAGAATAACTGGACTttcaccctcctgcctccaccttctgaaCAGTGGTATCAGAGGCTTCTGGTCTGCTGTTCTGGGGACtcactcactatgtaacccttaCTGGACCCATGCTCTACAGGAACTGTCtgtcctgccttagcctcccagtgctggggtcccACAGGTGAGAGTGGAAAGCATTTGTTTGTTGTCCATACCAGATGAAGACTGCTGGTTCTGTCGTCTGTATTGTCGCCTCTGCTGCACAGAATCAGCTGCAGCCATTTTGCTGCCTTTGTCTTCTTCTGAAAGATAGATGCATTTACAAAGTGTTTCTTTAGTTACACATAAGTAATGTGACACAACAGAACACAGCAGGCACTCAGTTCAGCTGCCAGTCCTGGGAGATAAGACTTCTGCAaatcaccgggcagtggtggcacacacctgtaatcccagcactctgggaggcagagacaggcggatttctgagttcgaggccagtctggtctacagagtgagttccaggacagccagggctacacagagaaaccctgtctcgacaaaaccaaaaatccaaagaCTTCGGCAAATACCCCAGCTAGCTGTCAAATCCCAAATTATGTccaaatacaggagaaaacaaaTGAGGTTCCAATGAACAAAATAACCAAACAGAGCACACTTAAATGCTACAGCTGGGACCCTCACAAAGTCTGTGTCCGCCACTTTCAGCTCTTCCCAACTGCACATTCAATCTCCAACTCTAGGGAATAATCACatatggaagaaaaaataaaaaaccaatctCTATGCTGGGCAGTGAtagcgcaagcctttaatcccagcacttgggaggcagaggcaggcggatttctgagttcgaggccagcctgtctacagagtgagttccaggacagccagggctacacagagaaaccctgtctcaagaaaaaaaaaaaaaaaaaaaaaaaccaatctcTAGAAAATCATTACAACTTACCAGACTCAGACAACTCCACTTTTCTAGGCTTAGGAGCTGGAGAAGGCGACTCTCTTTTCTCAGTACCTTTATGTTTTGTcactaaaaaagaagaagaaaacctcaCACAATAAAAAGAGCAATGTTTTAATAGCACAAGAATGGATCAGACTCTTCACATGAAAAATTTAACCTAAAATTTAAACATGGAAAGCTTCAAAAACTAGTTCTCCAGGGCTAGCAAGAGCCCTGCATGATTGCTCCCAGCCCAGGTCAGCAGCAGCGGAGGCAGTGGAGTGCTTCTGCGCCCAGTATCCAACCGCTTGGCAGGAGCGCAGGCTGTGGACTGCCCTGCAAGGCTGTGGCCACCCACCTTGGAATAGATGCCACAATAGCAGAGAagaggagaccctgcctcaacaaagTAGAAGAATCAATTctcaaaaattgttttaaaaaacaaaaaccaattctATTGCCCTGGCTCAGTGCTTTGTAGGAGATGAGCTTggctcccagcacacacattggtggctcacaaacacagGTGACTTCCATTCCGGGGGATCTCCTGCCTCTGGCCTCCTATGGCCCTTGCAAGCAACAGTACATGCCTCACCCCCACTTGTACattaaaaaaaggttttattgccctgacatatacatgtataactCATTTGCATAAAATAGTAATACTTTAAAAAACCCTGGGAACCAGTTTCAGATGTTGAGCTTTTCCCAGGAAAGCCTGCAGGAGAACCCAGGAAGCATCAGTGAGCAGAACAAGTGGGAACTGGGATGCTGCTAGTGCCAGAGCACTTGTTTGGCAAG is a window encoding:
- the Srrm1 gene encoding serine/arginine repetitive matrix protein 1 isoform X3, which gives rise to MDAGFFRGTSAEQDNRFSNKQKKLLKQLKFAECLEKKVDMSRVNLEVIKPWITKRVTEILGFEDDVVIEFIFNQLEVKNPDSKMMQINLTGFLNGKNAREFMGELWPLLLSAQENIAGIPSAFLELKKEEIKQRQIEQEKLASLKKQDEDKDKRDKEEKESSREKRERSRSPRRRKSRSPSPRRRSSPVRRERKRSHSRSPRHRTKSRSPSPAPEKKEKSPELPEPSVRMKDSSVQEATSTSDILKAPKPEPVPEPKEPTPEKNSKKEKEKTRPRSRSRSKSRSRTRSRSPSHTRPRRRHRSRSRSYSPRRRPSPRRRPSPRRRTPPRRMPPPPRHRRSRSPGRRRRRSSASLSGSSSSSSSSRSRSPPKKPPKRTSSPPRKTRRLSPSASPPRRRHRPSSPATPPPKTRHSPTPQQSNRTRKSRVSVSPGRTSGKVTKHKGTEKRESPSPAPKPRKVELSESEEDKGSKMAAADSVQQRRQYRRQNQQSSSDSGSSSTSEDERPKRSHVKNGEVGRRRRHSPSRSASPSPRKRQKETSPRMQMGKRWQSPGTKSRRRRSPSPPPARRRRSPSPAPPPPPPPPPRRRRSPTPPPRRRTPSPPPRRRSPSPRRYSPPIQRRYSPSPPPKRRTASPPPPPKRRASPSPPPKRRVSHSPPPKQRSPPVTKRRSPSLSSKHRKGASPGRSTREARSPQPNKRHSPSPRPRAPQTSSPPPVRRGASASPQGRQSPSPSTRPIRRVSRTPEPKKIKKAASPSPQSVRRVSSSRSVSGSPEPAAKKPPAPPSPVQSQSPSTNWSPAVPAKKAKSPTPSPSPARNSDQEGGGKKKKKKKDKKHKKDKKHKKHKKHKKEKAVAVATPAPAAPAAVSAAATTSAQEEPAAAPEPRKETESEAEDDNLDDLERHLREKALRSMRKAQVSPQS
- the Srrm1 gene encoding serine/arginine repetitive matrix protein 1 isoform X2, with the protein product MDAGFFRGTSAEQDNRFSNKQKKLLKQLKFAECLEKKVDMSRVNLEVIKPWITKRVTEILGFEDDVVIEFIFNQLEVKNPDSKMMQINLTGFLNGKNAREFMGELWPLLLSAQENIAGIPSAFLELKKEEIKQRQIEQEKLASLKKQDEDKDKRDKEEKESSREKRERSRSPRRRKSRSPSPRRRSSPVRRERKRSHSRSPRHRTKSRSPSPAPEKKEKSPELPEPSVRMKDSSVQEATSTSDILKAPKPEPVPEPKEPTPEKNSKKEKEKTRPRSRSRSKSRSRTRSRSPSHTRPRRRHRSRSRSYSPRRRPSPRRRPSPRRRTPPRRMPPPPRHRRSRSPGRRRRRSSASLSGSSSSSSSSRSRSPPKKPPKRTSSPPRKTRRLSPSASPPRRRHRPSSPATPPPKTRHSPTPQQSNRTRKSRVSVSPGRTSGKVTKHKGTEKRESPSPAPKPRKVELSESEDKGSKMAAADSVQQRRQYRRQNQQSSSDSGSSSTSEDERPKRSHVKNGEVGRRRRHSPSRSASPSPRKRQKETSPRMQMGKRWQSPGTKSSRRRRSPSPPPARRRRSPSPAPPPPPPPPPRRRRSPTPPPRRRTPSPPPRRRSPSPRRYSPPIQRRYSPSPPPKRRTASPPPPPKRRASPSPPPKRRVSHSPPPKQRSPPVTKRRSPSLSSKHRKGASPGRSTREARSPQPNKRHSPSPRPRAPQTSSPPPVRRGASASPQGRQSPSPSTRPIRRVSRTPEPKKIKKAASPSPQSVRRVSSSRSVSGSPEPAAKKPPAPPSPVQSQSPSTNWSPAVPAKKAKSPTPSPSPARNSDQEGGGKKKKKKKDKKHKKDKKHKKHKKHKKEKAVAVATPAPAAPAAVSAAATTSAQEEPAAAPEPRKETESEAEDDNLDDLERHLREKALRSMRKAQVSPQS